The Drosophila innubila isolate TH190305 chromosome 3R unlocalized genomic scaffold, UK_Dinn_1.0 2_E_3R, whole genome shotgun sequence genome has a segment encoding these proteins:
- the LOC117792088 gene encoding probable ubiquitin carboxyl-terminal hydrolase FAF isoform X3 — protein MTFDTRRQGTGTGTGTGQATTTNTNTNTNNSSSTTGITSTAQGAGTGSGSGSGTGSGTGSVTVTSTGTTGVTTSNMSSSGGDSNNSNTNNSQEHLQAAQVTDAPTAATGCNLESNATAVSPEKLIASFPTAKLRSLTQKISNPRWVVPVLPEQELEVLLNAAIELAQAGVDHDCEPCVEFYRNGLTTSFAKILTDEAVNSWKYNIHHCILVSCGKLLNLIAIHMQRDNPYLLDLLAIVFDPDNKFNTFNAARQPECFATLECIWGVLDSNKMFAKPPPEPKNPRGWLVDLINRFGQLGGFDNLLERFNSGLELLKRNQNTKKETLGGGSSSTIVKSIASNESGGVEGSGQDNRLTLALIHSLLRPFGQCYELLTPATIAKYFMPTWNVVLDLLDSFTDEELKREVKPEGRNDYINGIVKSARFLASRLTGQEELIRDLEMFRLKMILRLLQVSSFNGKMNALNEINKVLTSVAYYSHRSQPLPQCMPDDEMDWLTAERMAQWIKSSDVLGIVLKDSLHQPQYVEKLEKIIRFLIKEQALTLDDLDAVWRAQAGKHEAIVKNMHDLLAKLAWDFTPEQLDHLFEAFQASMTTANKRQRERLLELIRRLAEDDKNGVMAQKVLKLFWALAHSQEVPPEVLDQALGAHVKILDYSCSQERDAQKTIWLDKCVGELKAGDSWVLPALRLIRDICCLYDTTPNHAPRTQTSINRQQVIERLQNDYSLVILVTNSLTAYMEKVRTLVNETPSLDAATILIDGRFPHHAQIAERLEFLKFLLKDGQLWLCADQAKQIWHCLAVNAVFAADREECFRWFGKLMGEEPDLDPGINKDFFENNILQLDPLLLTESGIKCFERFFKAVNSKEDKLKAIHRGYILDNEDLIGKDYLWRVITTGGEEIANKAIDLLKEVSTALGPRLQEHITEFHEMFIGECCSRLRTHYSNILILGKTTLEDADNQDTTNDDSKDTKMRFIEAEKMCRIIKVLQEYIKECDRSFSGDRIHLPLSRVTRGKNTSLYIRFQTPGRSSIDDIEIVTHSNETMAAFKRNLLKRIKGNSTSTNNIKVDLFYTNGELIEVSDEINPLYQYTIRDKMILTAKLTQVGIGLASSPDSSSDSSTGSPPRPCPDMQRVESESTLPGVIISQNYQYTEFFLKLHQLGSDLEHGRLRDSAKVLLHLLPCDRHTMRMLQLMCRVPKSPAGDGPKEEDALTSSGQSASDALNADDCTPEQMFLHPAPAQVLYNLSVLHGLLIPALDPLGESALQVQSAWMHSGCAHFVLELLTKNNFLPSADMHTKRASFQCVLRLAKLFLYIVGSVLSRVGDEPMICDYDNGARSQVDILKQNFSTTPNNAQGTLRAISAKLAEILATEMLSASHDGERCRALFSSTLQWSCPDISTIKAVVHLAWASSCGNLQALGSTNDFEDDAIIPDGQDFSVCKEALEVLTISFILNPSANEALSNDANWPKFITSIVLKNPLRHVRQVASEQLFLASTYCAGDRRPFVYMVNLLVSALKTLVPQYEATCAEFFSVLCRTLSYGCIYNWPLQIGEGLLGDEIKWLRKIRENVKVSGDTQVHEELLEGHLCLAKELMFFLMADSKAQLNELIHELIDDFLFTASREYLHLRKHGSLRMDTVAPPVCRSPHTIAAACDLLIALCQHCVPNMKLLTNTLIDFVCTDTDPLREWDYLPPVGARPTKGFCGLKNAGATCYMNSVLQQLYMVPAVRVGILKAHGAATNDNEDFSGDSDLVGGSLGPSFFAGPSTMPTLSSTSSSASASNDDGADVRKNYHVIILKHVQAIFAHLGHSALQFYVPRGLWTHFKLQGEPVNLREQQDAVEFFMSLFESLDEGLKALGYTQLMNATLGGSFSDQKICQECPHRYSKEEPFSVFSVDIRNHSSLTESLEQYVKGELLEGADAYHCDKCDKKVVTIKRLCVKKLPPVLAIQLKRFEYDYERVCAIKFNDYFEFPRILDMEPYTVSGLAKLEGEVVEVGDNCQTSVETTKYELTGIVVHSGQASGGHYFSYIVSKNPTNGKCQWYKFDDGEVTECKMHEDEEMKAQCFGGDYMGEIYDNNLKRMQYRRQKRWWNAYMLFYTRCDQNPTQFDASVEQLSLTESRNVVLPLPKPIERSVRHQNIRFLHSRSIFSVEFFNFIKKLVSCSIPSTRSDKITPAAEELSLLGVQLASQFLFHTGFRTKKTLRGPVIEWYDTLSHHIRSSSLVRKWFANHALLSPPSRLGEYILMAPSPEVRAVFVKLVVFFCHFAINDEPLVGYEGSNLCEQVLISVLRLLKSEAADYGKHLPHYFSLFSMYVGLGTREKQQLLKLNVPVQFMQVAMDDGPGPSIKYQYPEFSKLHQVVSHLVRCSDVSDKCQSSNQNARPMPNPHKDPSISQEELTPLSSECMDILFNRTGYIKKVIEDTNVGDEGLKLLQYCSWENPHFSRAVLTELLWQCGFAYCHDMRHHTDLLLNILLLEDSWQHHRIHNALNGVAEEREGLLDTIQRAKTHYQKRAYQIIKCLTHLFHKSPIALQMLNTNPTISRHWSIAVEWLQDELERQRGIGCQYNSYSWSPPAQSNDNTNGYMLERSQSAKNTWSMAYELCPEEDQEENNESDLESNDDNKQEQQQQKQAQQPPGTDAIEQPQQDQQPDNKTVNYSGLTTIPTIGGWPSPAAAPTPSSTPVQALTSASTDGNGIPRLSRQLFSAYTSTGGVIPTGNVAPPSGSGSGGGGSGSGANSETESSAQETGNAETNINGLTNSLDHMKVSMEKQSENRKERRRPMKNKSVFEKKVSAAKTAEVATITEATTTTTSTIAVTASSATTTTAAETTATTVTTTTETTSEIITTAATTTITTPVTNATTTTTPAATTSGAAELNSIIEKNVI, from the exons ATGACATTCGATACACGCCGGCAGGGCACAGGAACGGGAACAGGAACTGGccaagccacaacaacaaataccaataccaacaccaacaacagcagcagcaccactgGAATAACGAGCACAGCTCAAGGCGCTGGAactggcagtggcagtggtaGTGGCACTGGCAGTGGAACTGGCTCTGTGACAGTCACCAGCACGGGCACAACAGGCGTCACAACATCAAACATGTCGAGTAGTGGTGGTGATTCCAACAatagcaacaccaacaatagTCAGGAGCACCTGCAGGCTGCCCAAGTCACGGATGCGCCAACAGCAGCCACTGGTTGTAATCTGGAGAGCAATGCAACAGCAGt GTCGCCGGAAAAGCTGATAGCGTCATTTCCAACTGCTAAGCTGCGCTCTCTCACACAAAAGATATCCAATCCACGTTGGGTGGTGCCCGTGTTGCCCGAGCAGGAGCTGGAGGTGCTGCTAAATGCAGCCATCGAACTGGCTCAGGCTg GTGTTGATCATGATTGTGAGCCGTGTGTGGAGTTTTATCGCAATGGGCTGACAACATCCTTTGCTAAAATCCTTACCGATGAGGCAGTCAACTCGTGGAAGTACAACATCCATCACTGCATTCTGGTGTCGTGTGGCAAGTTGTTGAACTTAATTGCAATACACATGCAGCGGGATAATCCTTATTTACTTGATCTGCTGGCCATTGTATTCGATCCGGACAATAAGTTCAACACGTTCAATGCGGCACGACAGCCGGAATGCTTTGCGACACTCGAGTGCATTTGGGGTGTGTTGGATAGTAACAAGATGTTTGCAAAACCACCGCCGGAGCCAAAGAATCCACGCGGTTGGCTTGTCGATCTCATAAATCGCTTTGGGCAACTGGGCGGATTTGATAATCTGCTCGAGCGTTTCAATAGCGGCCTGGAGTTGTTGAAGCGCAATCAAAACACAAAGAAGGAAACTCTGGGTGGCGGTTCCAGTTCAACAATAGTCAAGAGCATCGCATCCAATGAGAGTGGAGGAGTGGAAGGTTCAGGACAGGACAATCGCCTAACGTTGGCTCTCATTCACAGCCTGTTGCGGCCTTTTGGCCAATGCTATGAGCTGCTAACGCCTGCTACAATTGCCAAGTACTTTATGCCCACTTGGAATGTTGTGTTGGATTTGCTTGATAGCTTCACTGATGAGGAGTTGAAGCGTGAGGTGAAACCCGAAGGACGCAATGACTATATAAATGGCATTGTGAAGTCGGCGCGTTTTCTGGCCAGCCGTCTAACTGGCCAGGAGGAACTGATACGCGATCTTGAAATGTTTCGCCTTAAAATGATATTGCGTCTGCTGCAGGTGTCCAGTTTTAATGGCAAGATGAATGCCCTTAACGAGATTAACAAGGTGCTTACCTCAGTGGCATATTATTCGCATCGCTCTCAGCCGCTTCCACAATGCATGCCTGATGATGAAATGGATTGGCTAACAGCGGAGCGCATGGCCCAGTGGATTAAGTCATCCGACGTGCTTGGTATTGTGCTCAAAGACTCACTGCATCAGCCACAGTATGTGGAAAAACTGGAGAAGATCATACGCTTTCTTATTAAGGAACAGGCCCTGACGCTCGACGATCTGGACGCCGTGTGGCGCGCTCAAGCGGGCAAACACGAAGCTATTGTTAAAAACATGCACGATCTGTTGGCCAAGCTGGCTTGGGACTTTACACCCGAACAGCTCGATCATCTATTTGAAGCGTTTCAG GCCAGCATGACAACCGCCAATAAGCGTCAGCGGGAACGTCTGCTGGAGCTAATAAGGCGTCTGGCCGAAGACGATAAAAATGGTGTAATGGCACAAAAGGTGCTGAAGCTATTCTGGGCACTGGCACACAGTCAGGAGGTGCCGCCCGAGGTGCTTGATCAGGCGCTGGGAGCGCACGTCAAGATACTCGATTACAGCTGCTCGCAGGAGCGCGATGCCCAAAAGACCATTTGGCTGGATAAGTGTGTGGGTGAACTAAAGGCTGGCGATTCGTGGGTGTTGCCCGCGTTGCGTCTCATTCGGGATATCTGTTGTTTGTACGACACGACGCCCAATCACGCTCCACGCACACAAACGAGCATCAATCGGCAGCAGGTGATTGAGCGCCTGCAGAATGATTACTCGCTGGTTATACTGGTGACAAATAGTCTGACTGCATATATGGAAAAGGTGCGCACCTTGGTGAATGAGACGCCCAGTTTGGATGCGGCGACAATTTTGATAGATGGTCGGTTCCCACATCATGCACAGATTGCCGAGCGTTTGGAGTTTCTTAAGTTCTTGCTGAAAGACGGTCAGCTTTGGCTTTGCGCCGATCAG GCCAAGCAAATTTGGCATTGTCTGGCTGTGAACGCCGTTTTTGCTGCTGATCGCGAGGAATGTTTCCGCTGGTTCGGTAAACTGATGGGCGAAGAACCAGATCTCGATCCGGGCATTAATAAGGACTTTTTTGAGAACAACATACTGCAACTGGATCCACTTCTGCTGACCGAGAGTGGCATTAAATGTTTTGAGCGCTTCTTCAAAGCTGTCAATTCCAAGGAAGATAAACTGAAGGCCATCCATCGCGGCTACATACTCGACAATGAGGATCTCATTGGCAAGGATTATCTGTGGCGTGTGATTACAACTGGAGGCGAGGAGATTGCCAACAAGGCCATCGATCTGCTGAAGGAGGTATCAACAGCGTTGGGTCCACGACTGCAGGAGCACATCACAGAGTTCCATGAGATGTTCATTGGCGAGTGTTGTTCCCGTCTGCGCACTCACTACAGTAATATTCTGATACTGGGCAAAACAACGCTGGAAGATGCCGATAATCAGGATACAACCAACGATGACTCAAAGGATACAAAGATGCGCTTCATCGAAGCGGAGAAGATGTGTCGCATCATAAAGGTGCTGCAGGAGTATATTAAGGAGTGCGATCGTTCCTTTAGCGGTGATCGCATCCATTTGCCACTCAGCCGCGTCACACGTGGCAAGAACACTAGTCTCTATATCCGGTTCCAAACACCTGGACGTTCCTCGATTGatgacattgaaattgtgaCGCACAGCAATGAGACAATGGCTGCCTTTAAGCGTAACTTGTTGAAGCGCATCAAGGGAAACTCCACGTCCACCAACAACATTAAGGTGGATCTGTTTTATACGAATGGTGAACTGATTGAGGTCTCGGATGAAATCAATCCGCTTTATCAGTACACCATACGTGACAAAATGATATTGACGGCCAAGCTGACACAGGTTGGCATTGGCCTAGCCAGCAGTCCCGATTCCTCCAGCGACTCCAGCACCGGTTCGCCACCTAGACCCTGTCCAGATATGCAACGCGTCGAATCGGAGAGCACGCTGCCGGGCGTGATCATCTCACAGAACTATCAGTACACCGAGTTCTTTCTGAAGCTGCATCAATTGGGCAGCGATTTGGAGCACGGACGTCTGCGTGACAGTGCTAAGGTGTTGCTCCATCTGCTGCCCTGTGATCGACACACCATGCGGATGCTGCAGCTCATGTGTCGCGTCCCAAAGTCGCCCGCCGGTGATGGACCCAAGGAGGAGGACGCGTTAACTAGCAGTGGTCAAAGTGCAAGCGATGCT ctaAATGCCGATGACTGCACACCGGAACAGATGTTTCTGCATCCGGCACCTGCTCAGGTGCTCTACAATCTGAGCGTGCTACATGGACTGCTGATTCCCGCACTCGATCCGTTGGGCGAGTCGGCATTGCAGGTGCAATCGGCCTGGATGCATTCTGGCTGTGCGCATTTCGTGCTCGAACTGTTGACCAAGAACAACTTCTTACCCAGTGCTGATATGCACACGAAACGCGCCTCCTTCCAATGTGTGTTGCGTCTGGCCAAGCTCTTTCTCTACATTGTGGGCAGCGTGTTGTCCCGCGTGGGAGATGAGCCAATGATCTGTGACTACGACAACGGAGCACGCTCTCAGGTGGACATACTTAAGCAGAACTTCTCGACAACGCCCAACAATGCACAGGGAACATTGCGTGCCATTTCGGCCAAGTTGGCCGAGATCTTGGCTACCGAGATGCTCTCAGCAAGCCACGATGGCGAACGTTGTCGTGCTTTGTTTAGCTCCACATTGCAATGGTCTTGTCCAGATATTAGCACCATTAAAGCCGTGGTGCACTTAGCCTGGGCCTCCTCGTGTGGCAATCTGCAAGCGCTGGGAAGCACTAATGATTTTGAGGATGATGCCATTATACCCGATGGTCAGGACTTTAGCGTTTGCAAGGAGGCTCTAGAGGTGTTAACGATCTCGTTTATACTCAACCCCAGCGCTAACGAGGCGCTGAGTAACGATGCCAATTGGCCCAAATTTATTACCTCCATTGTATTGAAGAATCCGCTTCGTCATGTGCGCCAAGTGGCATCCGAGCAACTGTTCCTGGCCTCCACCTATTGTGCCGGCGATCGTCGTCCGTTCGTCTATATGGTCAATCTGCTTGTGAGTGCACTGAAAACTCTGGTGCCACAATACGAGGCAACCTGTGCGGAATTCTTTTCGGTTTTGTGCCGTACACTCTCGTACGGTTGCATCTACAACTGGCCACTACAGATTGGCGAGGGTCTTCTCGGCGATGAGATTAAATGGCTGCGCAAGATACGGGAGAACGTCAAGGTCTCTGGAGATACGCAGGTGCATGAGGAACTGTTGGAAGGACATCTCTGTCTGGCCAAGGAGCTGATGTTCTTCCTCATGGCCGACTCGAAGGCACAGCTCAACGAGCTAATACACGAGCTCATCGACGACTTTCTGTTTACGGCATCACGAGAGTATCTGCATTTACGCAAGCACGGCAGTTTGCGCATGGACACGGTGGCCCCACCAGTGTGCCGTAGTCCGCAcacaattgctgctgcttgtgaTCTCCTCATTGCTTTGTGCCAGCACTGTGTTCCTAATATGAAGCTACTCACCAATACACTCATCGATTTCGTCTGCACGG aTACGGATCCGTTGCGCGAATGGGATTATCTGCCGCCAGTGGGCGCCAGGCCAACCAAAGGTTTCTGTGGATTGAAAAATGCTGGCGCTACCTGTTACATGAACTCCGTGCTGCAACAGCTTTACATGGTGCCAGCTGTGCGTGTGGGCATCCTTAAAGCGCATGGCGCCGCCACCAACGACAATGAGGACTTTAGTGGCGATTCGGATCTCGTCGGTGGCAGTCTTGGGCCATCGTTCTTTGCCGGACCCTCAACCATGCCCACACTCTCGTCAACATCATCTTCAGCGTCGGCTTCCAATGATGATGGTGCAGATGTGCGCAAGAACTATCACGTCATCATCTTGAAGCATGTGCAGGCCATATTTGCTCATCTGGGCCACAGTGCGCTGCAGTTTTATGTGCCACGAGGACTCTGGACGCACTTTAA ATTGCAAGGTGAGCCTGTGAATCTGCGTGAACAACAGGATGCCGTTGAGTTCTTTATGTCGCTGTTCGAGAGTCTCGATGAGGGACTGAAGGCACTCGGCTACACTCAGCTGATGAATGCAACGTTGGGCGGCTCTTTTAGCGATCAAAAGATTTGCCAGGAGTGCCCACATCGCTATTCCAAAGAGGAACCATTTAGCGTATTTAGTGTTGATATTAGGAATCATAGCTCATTAACCGAATCTCTGGAGCAGTATGTCAAAGGGGAGCTGCTCGAGGGAGCTGATGCATACCATTGTGATAAATGTGATAAAAAA GTAGTTACCATTAAGCGGCTATGTGTCAAGAAGCTGCCGCCCGTGTTAGCCATACAATTGAAGCGCTTTGAATACGACTACGAGCGCGTTTGTGCGATTAAgtttaatgattattttgaatttcctCGTATCCTGGATATGGAGCCCTACACAG TTTCTGGCCTAGCTAAGCTAGAGGGTGAAGTTGTTGAAGTGGGTGATAATTGTCAAACAAGTGttgaaacaacaaaatatgagCTGACCGGCATTGTGGTCCACAGCGGGCAGGCATCCGGTGGCCACTACTTCAGCTACATAGTATCCAA AAATCCAACGAATGGCAAATGCCAATGGTATAAGTTTGATGATGGCGAAGTAACTGAATGTAAAATGCATGAAGATGAGGAAATGAAGGCTCAGTGCTTTGGCGGCGACTATATGGGCGAGATCTATGACAACAATCTAAAGCGTATGCAATATCGGCGTCAAAAGCGTTGGTGGAATGCATACATGTTGTTCTATACGCGCTGTGATCAAAACCCAACACAATTTGATGCTAGCGTCGAGCAATTGTCGCTGACTGAAAGCCGAAATGTAGTGCTGCCCTTACCAAAGCCAATTGAACGCAGTGTTAG ACATCAAAATATACGCTTTCTGCACTCGCGTAGCATTTTCTCAGTCGAGTTCTTCAATTTCATTAAGAAGCTGGTCAGCTGCAGCATTCCATCGACGCGCAGCGATAAAATT ACACCTGCCGCGGAAGAGCTTTCCCTGCTGGGTGTTCAGTTAGCCTCGCAGTTTCTGTTCCACACTGGATTCCGCACAAAGAAAACTTTGCGAGGTCCTGTCATCGAATG GTATGACACGCTTTCACATCACATACGTTCCTCCTCGCTGGTGCGCAAGTGGTTTGCGAACCATGCGCTGCTCTCGCCTCCATCGCGCCTGGGCGAGTATATATTGATGGCGCCCTCGCCAGAGGTGCGTGCTGTGTTTGTAAAGCTGGTTGTGTTCTTTTGCCACTTTGCAATCAATGATGAACCGCTTGTCGGCTATGAAGGCAGCAATCTATGCGAGCAGGTACTCATCAGTGTGCTGCGCCTGCTCAAATCAGAGGCTGCTGACTATGGAAAGCATTTACCGCACTACTTTAGCCTATTCAGCATGTACGTAGGTCTAGGCACACGCGAAAAGCAACAGCTACTTAAG TTGAATGTGCCAGTGCAATTTATGCAGGTGGCCATGGATGATGGACCGGGACCGTCGATTAAATATCAGTATCCTGAGTTTAGTAAACTGCATCAAGTGGTGTCTCATCTGGTGCGCTGCAGCGATGTGAGCGACAAGTGCCAGAGTTCCAATCAGAATGCACGACCAATGCCCAATCCACACAAGGATCCGAGCATTTCCCAGGAGGAATTAACCCCACTGTCTAGCGAGTGCATGGACATTCTTTTCAATCGCACCGG TTATATTAAAAAGGTGATCGAGGACACGAACGTGGGCGATGAGGGATTAAAACTTCTGCAATATTGCAGCTGGGAGAATCCGCACTTCTCGCGTGCGGTGCTGACTGAATTGCTGTGGCAATGTGGCTTCGCTTACTGCCATGACATGCGACATCATACAGACCTGCTATTGAACATCCTGTTGCTTGAAGATTCTTGGCAACATCATCGCATACACAATGCACTCAATGGTGTTGCGGAGGAGCGTGAGGGATTATTGGATACGATACAGCGGGCCAAGACGCATTATCAGAAGCGCGCTTATCAGATAATCAAATGTCTGACGCATCTGTTCCACAAGTCACCGATTGCGCTGCAAATGCTTAATACCAATCCAACCATCAGTCGTCACTGGAGCATTGCTGTTGAGTGGCTGCAGGATGAGCTGGAACGGCAACGTGGCATTGGCTGCCAGTATAACTCGTACTCATGGTCCCCGCCGGCACAGAGCAATGACAACACCAATGGTTATATGCTAGAGCGTTCGCAATCGGCTAAGAACACTTGGTCCATGGCTTATGAACTGTGCCCGGAGGAG GATCAGGAGGAAAACAACGAATCCGACTTGGAATCCAATGATGACAACaaacaggagcaacagcagcaaaaacaagcACAGCAGCCACCAGGCACAGATGCCATTGAGCAACCGCAGCAGGATCAGCAGCCGGATAACAAGACGGTCAACTATTCTGGATTAACTACGATCCCAACAATTGGCGGCTGGCCAAGCCCAGCTGCGGCTCCGACTCCAAGCTCGACTCCGGTTCAGGCTCTGACTTCGGCCTCAACGGACGGCAATGGCATACCACGTTTGTCGCGTCAGCTGTTTAGCGCCTACACGTCCACGGGTGGTGTAATCCCGACGGGAAATGTTGCTCCGCCAAGCGGTAGCGGTAGTGGCGgcggtggcagcggcagcggtgCCAACAGCGAGACAGAGAGCAGCGCTCAGGAGACAGGAAACGCTGAGACCAACATAAATGGTCTTACCAATAGCTTGGATCACATGAAAGTTTCAATGGAAAAG CAGTCAGAGAACAGGAAAGAGCGAAGAAGGCCAATGAAAAATAAGAGtgtgtttgaaaaaaaagttagcGCAGCGAAAACCGCGGAagtggcaacaataacagaggcaacaactacaacaacttcCACAATAGCAGTAACAGCGTctagcgcaacaacaacaacagctgcagaaacaacagccacaactgtaacaacaacaacagagacaACATCTGAAATAataacgacagcagcaacaaccacaataacaacaccgGTAACCaatgcaacaaccacaacaacaccagctgcaacaacatcGGGAGCGGCTGAACTCAACTCAATAATTGAGAAAAacgttatttaa